TTGCTTGTGTCACCAAAAACATGACGGAAAAACTTCAGCTGTGAATGATCATCCGGATTAGTCAGGATAATGACTATATCAATCACATTGGTGATGTGAACAGGAGTCCAAAATACAAAGAAAGCCACAACAATGTTGATCACAAGTCTCTTCTTGTAATTCCTAACGTTTGACCCCTTGTTTCTGGATTCCTGCTCCTGTGGAGCTCTGGTTAAACTCGAGTTTTGTCTCAATCCTTTGTGCAACCACAGATAACATGTCAACATGATTAAAAATGGAATGAAAAAGCCCAACAGGATCTCAAGAAGTAAGACAGTCACACCTACAGACTGTGAGCTCATTGTCCTCTGACATCTTTGGAATCCATCTCTGTCTTTGAGTTCTTGAGTAAACCAAACTGGTAAGGCAAAAACAAAGGCGAGAGTCCAGATGCAGATCAGCTGAAGGTGTCTGTGTCGTCGCTCCAGTCTGTGCAGAATCATCCTATTAGCGACCCTTGTCTTGATGACATTGTGATAGCGGTGCACACTCATGGACGTGACCGTCAGGACACCGACATACAGACTCCAGTGACCCAAGAAGAACAGAATCCTACAAAACCACAGGCCATATTTCCATCCAAATAGTATTGCAAACAGCACAAAAGGAGCCAAACAAAGACTCAAAGCATCAGAGACTGAAAGGTTGAGCATCAGTTTTAAAGTGAAGCTCAGATTTGTGTTCCAGTCACGAGCAATGCTGATGATTACTGCAATGTTGCTCGGCAAACCCACCAAACAACAAAAACCCAGAACCACAGCAGGAGCGATCTTTGAATCCACAGCAGTGCTGCTAGATGTTGAATTGAAGTTTAATTCTAAGTCCATCATCAGATTTTGCTGTCTGGAAAATGCTGAATCTTCTCTCATTACAATCTTTTTTCTTACTGAATGACTAATGATTGTTCATAGAATAGGGGCTATGCTGGTTCCTCCTACGTACTAACACTAAAACCACAGCTTTAACCTAGCTTCCTCTGCTTCTCTCCTCTGCTTTTAGAAAGGTTCTATATACAGAATGTGATGCATTTACTTCTCAACACAATGCAATAGCTTGGCAGTTCAAAACAGAGAGCACATGATGAAATTTGTAACATCTTtatcctatttttatttatttattttacaatattttatcttAAACTCTCACACAGCATCCTAAGTGTGATCCAATAAGATTCTGTAAACGAGCAGTTTATTCACACCATGCAGGAATAATGGACTGGTCTTTGTAAGCAATTTGTTGTTGAAAGACAACATCAGAATGGGGTCTGTCTATTGCAGGAACATTTATACCATTCTGTAGTGGAGCACTTTGGACTTTGTTACTTCTGCATTCTgatgctgtgattggctgttgagAGAGAAAGGTGCACTCAAAGTGTGGTCATCCTCCATTGAGAACTCATCTGcattgtacaaaaatgtaaagttttaaagTTTTACCAATGCATTATTTGCTTTTTCAAACTATTACCAGAATGCATTTGGCACAATAATGAATACATAGTCCAAGTAAGAGAAGACAAAGATCATGCATGCATTACTTTTATAACAGTTGATTTTGTTTAAGATATCACAATACAACTAAACATAACTAAGAATACTTCTTGTCACAAACAAGTCAGACGTATGTGTTGAAATTTACAGCAGTTTTAATCAAAACAGGGATACAATGTATCTAGATGAATCTCTGTGGTCTCTCTTCATTTACACTATTACCTGTGCTGGACAATATATGGCTGTAAAAAAGGATACACCTGGGTTCGATTCCGATCATGTGTTAACCAATCCAAAGTTCTGAATTTCCCCGGATTCTTCCCTCTGAAGGAAATTTGGTAAATGTAGCATTCTTATTCTTTTAGTGGGGACAATTGTTTGTataatttcaccaaaataaaagcaCCTCTCCCtacgtttgcatgggttttctccagattctccagtttcccccagagtccaaagactatagatgaattgggtaagctaaattgtctgtagtgtgagattgagagtgtatgggtgtttcccagtaatgggttgcagctggaagggcatctgctgcataaaacatatgctggataagttggcggttcattacgctgtgtcgaccccagattaataaaggtactaagccgaaaagaaaattaataaaagaatgaatgtattttaaatgtgggtcaaatgTGGGcaaaacttacatggcccacttATCAATTGTTAACATCTGGggcaaatattacatttttcatctggcccaagtattgtgtgccaccttaaaccAAACCAGGGTGGATGAATGCCTgttgtgccagatttatgccaaatctgggccagaattctctTTATTACCTGGGTCAAATCACTTCAGGAGGTGGTCTGGAATacattccagatgaaactggacaggtctaaATACATCTGGTTGTTGAAACCACATATGTCAATTTTACTTCTCtcaaagtgtaaaaaataaacatgtgaaAGAGCTGTTTGACCATTAGATATTACAGAGCAAATTTAATAAGCAAAGGAAACAACACAGTTGACAGTTtgtgatgtttgttttgttttgttttattttatgtttttatttaatagaatTTTTATGACCTACAATatcatactttaaactttaattgttgtgtaatgtagctgtgtgaacataaacagcatctctgaatgtaagacgcacaaagttcaatgcaaaaacAGACATTTATAGAGTTAGGCTTTTAGAGAGTtcgcttagcaaagcctacagcgaacaaagtttggggacttcCAAAAAATACATCTGGTTTAATAAAGTCATAAACCATTCAGGTAACGCacatacaccctgcgcagcaaaggggcctggccagaggtgctgtaatgttatagcagagaaagctaaagtTCTGTCCAAATGTTGCCATTTTATAGAGCTTCCAaaactcctgtttttcccaggagtctcctgtgtttcagacccatctcctgccaccatctcgttttgttatttctcccggaaaactctgGTGAACTGTTACTTCACCAAGACATCCCCACTCAATCCCACCCCCACCACTTCCCCCAAGGTCTCCcagattttcagagacaaatgttggcaggtatgttcttttgtttctgtatttgggcttccaaaggacacgacacaaagagaagtgcttacaatttaactttaaatatgttccagaaaattattaaaagatatagctctagcatttgacacaggacagcttccagaatctctacCAGCTCAGGAGCAGCTCCAACcgtaatagacgaagctgtggattttgagccacaacctgtgagtatatttatttgttaaaattgatctattacatgaatAGTTTCTAACGGTAGAGTTAACGGTATTTTatagcaaggacataaacaaggataaACAATGGTAAATGTTGTTTGGCACCATTAGAGTTTAgcttaaaattcatatttatccttcaaactgctgtaaacatccacaatcttcagcagcgctgcagtgtctctctatgcgtcTGCTTTCCTTTTGTTCTACATCTCAATTAACAAAGTCGCAAAAtatatgtgaatgtttcatattacttacacatgcttattacaATTATATGtgagacacttgtcagattttattttagagagcaggcatgaggttaagctgtgtcctctgtgtaaTTTTTTGTCTTATTCAGGCTCAGACTGACACAGTTAAGCTGACTGAATGCCTGTGCTAGTAGAGGTGTGGggcttcctggtgacgtggagtcgatccgcgaatcacagcacattatgttagctgaccaatcagaggctcTTGAGGGTGGAACttcaaatgaaaataagaaaataggtgctttcgacatgaagcacagctgcagccggtgatcaacgagataaattttgcggcagtcatgatgaccgatcacatggtgtcattataattttttaaattgtttttatttagaacaacaaaagatttacaaataaaacagaatacagtctctacaaactatagttcatttttaaacaaaaagggaattatgaattaaatatattacaaactcatgagagaaataaggggaaacgagagggtaatataaacataaaaacgaacaggccatttaaatacaaagcaataagcacaaattctaggagtttaaacatcccTCTAGGCTTATACTTCtttttgaatatgctaaaaaggggtttacattatttacatttatagatataaaactttccaatatatattaatgtaaaacccaaaacaaggtgttttgattaagtcctaaacaattattaagattattttgatataatgaaagcatttttaaaaagcactttaatccaaaaagattgaacaaaaggacattcctaaaataagtgagctacactttaagtagaagtttcccagaaagaccaggtataaacggctagacaggaaataaaatatatatatttatatatatatattataatcttaaaaataattttataataatttaataaaatagttctttaacttaatttgataagaaacctttagggtggcTGGATCAATgatcataattattttattacaagcctgtaagacttatttgagttaatatttaggtttttactaaaatatatcatttaaatcgttcatggagtAGGTTTCTCAAGgtagaaaataaacctgtgcaaacaagctagcctttataaccagattatttaacaaaacatgattactgcagtaaaatatttgtagtcttttaataagcatgatgtgtacaagatagagagggtatgaaaagtgaattgtttgttttgaattttgtgaatcggaagttgtccaataataaacctgaaacacacgtggttgttgtcatgcggtgataTCAGTGTAATCGTGTAATATCAGTGTCATCATTACAGGTCCTGCaatcgctcttcagatgctgcacggcCTGATTCAGTCGTCTAATCTCGGAGctctgtcgcggtactttgatgccacatgtgacagtcacatggcgtcggcgcagcatcaatcAAGGCAatatttctaaccagcatgcaccgctttaagacagatttcgatcgatctgcaCAGCgttgcatgaagtcgaacgcacctaataTAATAGCCGTTTTCTTGTTAGCTAAGTAGCAGTACttaatcaaagtaagatttatgaaataaataacatgttgttttttttacaaatgaagcacgaGCACATATTGCTTTGCAAACaacaaccaaaccttaaaaatacactctggaccccCCCTTTAAGTTAATAAGCTATCAACAGAAAAGCAGCACACACCAGTAGCCTATATCTCTGTGATAAGAGGttaaaatactagaaaaatatagaatttattcatttaaaagttcACATTATTTAGATTTTAGGGAGAGTAGGttctacaaaaataaatgtaaaccgtTTACAGTTTTGATTGATGTCTAGCACATGTCTGCATGATAAAACTAGAAGCTTCAGATGCATTTATGCTGATTACTGGAACATGAGTGAAGCACAAAGCCTCCTGCAACCTACATTTAAAATCCTTTGTATGCTGAATAAGTTATACAGCTTCCATTTCTGTAAATAACAGCAATACTTAAATAAAATGCTGTCTATTTGATGCTTTAGCTTTAGGATGCATCTAAGGGCCTGCTCACTTTTTTTGTCTCTTCACCTTTAGGCCACAGTGAGTAGTGGTTAAAAGCCAAAATTGTTATCGGCTCCCCTGCAGCCAACTGACGTAGAATGTTTGTCGACTTTCAACCACTTTCATGATGATGGGGGTCTGTGGGTGGGTATTGGCTTTTTGTGATCTTTCAAACTAATACTGCGAAAGCTAGCAATTAATACTAGTAATCTACAAACATTCACAAAGCTATTTTATGAAAAACCAGTTCACAGGTCGGGTGCTGTGATGGGTATTTTTAAAGAGAATGAAGAAGCTGTGTTATTTCAGAAATAGCAATTGCAGtcaagtatgtttttatttttgcaaacataaacattttttaaaacatgataCAGTGTAAATCTGTCTCTCCAGTGTACATCAGCAGTGGTTCCGCTTTTTACGGATAAGCTCAACAGGGGAAAGAGCAAGTAGAACAATCTGGCTGAATGCATTTTCGACCACATATTTATCAGAATTGCTACATCAGTATTCCATCTAAGATCTTGTGACCAACCATCTTTTAATTTCGGTCTCAATCGTAGAGGTGACCGTGTCTTCTTTTATGTCATCTTTCTTTTATTATGTTTCAAGTTTTTTGATTACAAAAGTGTTCATTTTTCATAAAGTAAAGGTAAATGGTGGGATTAAGGTTTAAAGGTTtaaagaaaaacataaacaaaaaagtttGAGTACCACAGCATTAGAGTAATGATCTTGGATCACACACAACCCTTTAGAAAAGAGACACAGGATCTCCAATCTGCAAAAAGAACTTAGAACTTTAAAGTAATTATTTGAATTTGTACCTGCCAAATAAACAATTGTACTTCTACTTAGTACACTTTATGACCttccttaaaacaaaaacatagagAAAAGGATCCAGACAGCAGTTTAGTAAAGCAAGAGACTTGCTTGTGTCACCATAAACACGACGGAAGGATTTAAGATGTAAATAAACATCTTGATGAGATGTTCTAGTCAAAGTAGCGACAATATCAATCACATTGATGATGTGCACAGGAGTCCAAAACACAAAGAAAGCCACAACGACGCTGATCACAAGTCTCTTCTTGTAAGTCCTAACATTTGACCCCTTGTTTATGGATTCCTGCTTCTGTGGGGCTAACCTGGAGTTTTGACGCAAACCTTTGTGCAACCACAGATAACATGTCAACATGATTAAAAACGGAATAATAAACCCAAGCAATatctgaagaagaagaagagtcaCTGCCACAAACTGTGAGCTCACTGTCCTCTGACATCTTTGCAAGCCATTCTTTTCTTTTAGTCCTTGGGTGAAAAATACTGGTAGGGCAAAAACAAAGGCGAGAGTCCAGATGCAGATCAGCTGAAGGTGTCTGTGTCGTCGCTCCAGCCTGTGCAGAATCATCCTGTTAGTGACCCTTGTCTTGATGACATTGTGATAGCGGTGCACACTCATGGACGTAACCGTCAGGACACCGACATACAGACTCCAGTGACCCAAGAAGAGCAGGATCTTACAAAACCAAAGGCCAAATTTCCATCCAAACCATATTCCAAACATCACAAAAGGAGCCAAACAAAGACTCAAAGCATCAGAGACCGCAAGGTTGAGCATCAGTTTTAAAGTGAAGCTCAGATTTGTGTTCCACTCACAAGCAATGCTGATGATTACTGCAATGTTGCTCGGCAAACCcaccaaacaacacaaacccagaaCCACAGCAGGAGCGATCTTCTCTGAACCCACAGCAGGCGTTGAATTGGTGTTGAATTGAATAGGTGTTGAATCCTGATTGAAGCCTAATCCTAACTCCATTATCAGATTTCACTGTCTGGAAATGCTCTCTCATtagaaaaaattaacaaatgaggAACAACTCTTTGAGGAACAGATACTATGTTGACTCCTCCTACACCTTTAGCCAAAAACCACTGCATTGTTCACTTCAATCTTTCTAAAAACAAAGTGCTAGCAAATACACAACTGGTAAAAATCTATCAAATGAAAGATCTTTCTGACCTCCATGTATTTATGTCTCATGTAGTCAcctagcaaaataaaatatagagtACTTGATATGAGCTTGCCATATCCTTGTAACATCTTTTTATGTAACAATGTTTTACAAAGTAAAGTGCTTTAACAAAAgcctttattttgtgtttgtttacagtgattatttcagaaaaaaacacGTTGTGAAGGTTACAGCATTAAAGGTGTACAGTTTCTTGCTCAGTTACTTGTGTACTTCTGTGCTGCTACAGGACATCTGTGGCTACTAGTCTCTCACTGCTCAGCTTTACCGATTTTATCATGTGACAATGGAAATTGGCATGAAAATTGCAGGCTCACTCTATTTTGTTCCTCCAAATAAAAATTAGTTTTCCTTGTAGCTTTTGGTTAAACCTTTTaattctttataaataaataaaaaactatgctAATCATTTTGATAATCCTCTAGACTAGTTTGCCTAAGCAGGGGTTTTACACACTTGCTGAAAATAGCTAtgtgttaataaatgttttcctttatatacagtaaaataatagTAGCAGGtcattcaatcatttaaaaagtagtttgaatCATCTTAATGGGTAGCCCTTACAGGATGCTGTCTGCTGCTTCTCTTATCTGCTGTACGTGATGTTAAAACTGTGCAGTGGAAAATAAACCTGCTATGGTATCAGATGTGTTAATGCCACAGTTTGCTGATGTGCTTTCTCGTGTTTGAGGTTTTCACCTGTTACTTGCTCTTCCGCTCTTTTCTCAATACCGAAAGTGACCCTATTTACAAGTAGTAGACACCGAAGCTATTATGTAGGCCCATGGTAATCTCCTACATTAAAGAATGCTGTTAAAAGGTTTAGAGTATCACCacagaataataatcatcaaTTTATATGGTCCTCTTTCTTTTTTGAACCACAAGTgatgattttatttcattcaattaatcttcatttctatagcgcttttacaatgtagattgtgtcaaagcagcttaacacagatgtTCTAATAAATTGCAATTTGAAACTgtgagtccagttttcagagttaaagttcagtttagttcagttcagagtggtttaattttcactgctgaaagtccaaacactgaagagcaaatccattggtgcccagctccacaagtcccaagccatgcaagccagtggcgacagcagcaagGAACAAACTTAACCAAATGACGAAAGTGAgggggaaaaaaccttgagagaaaccaggctcagttgggcatgaccatttctcctctgaccacACTTCATTTGCAGgtctgcagtctaggtgccggagacTGGAGAATGCTGGATGTCCATGTGTGattttgtatggagtgtatcatgtgtgtatatgtattgagcgtatcatgtgtgcattcgtatggtgtgtgtgtgtgtatgtatagagtgtatgatGTGTGTATGTAAAGAgtgtcatgtgtgcaaatgtatgaagtgtatatgtatagagtgtattgtgtgtatatgtatagagtgtattgtgtgtatatgtatagagtgtgtgtatgtatgagtgtcatgtatgcaaatgtatggagtgtatatgtatagtgtgtatatgtaaagagtatataatgtgtgtactgtataggTATAGAGTgtcatgtatggaatgtatcacgtgtgcatatgtaaggagtgtatcatgtgtgtatatgtatagagtgtatcatttgtgtatatgtatggagtgtgtatctATAGAGTGtcatgagtgtgtatatgtatagagtgtcaggtgtgtgcatatgtattaaGTGTATCATATGAATGCAGTATATCATGTATACagtgtatcatttgtgtatatgtatagagtgtaccatgtgtgtaaatgtatggagtgtcaggtgtgtgtatatgtatagagtgcatatgtatggagtgtatcacgtGTGCGTATAtaaggagtgtatcatgtgtatatgtatagtgtatagagtgtattgtgtttgTATTCTGTTGTTAGGCTTTGTCagcttccagtagctcagtggtgtCGTGATTCACCTCCCATGCCAGAAACCTGGGTTCTATTCTGGACTCTGACAGGAGTgtattgtatgtatatgtatcatgtgtgcatatgtaaggagtgttttgtgtgtattatatatgtatagagtgtcgtGATTATATGAATgcagtatatcatgtgtgtatgtgtatatgtaaagagtgtatcatgtgtgtactgtatagTGTGTCAGGTATGGAGTGTATCACCTGTGCATATGTAAGGAGTGTATCAGGTGtttgtgtatagagtgtattgtgtttgtattttgtctgtgtgtttatctacttccagtagctcagtggtattGTAACTGACTTCTCACACCAGCAACCCGGGTTCTCTTCCAGATCCTGACAGGAgtctattatatgtgtatatgtatagagcatTTCATTTGCGTATCTGTGTGGAGTACTTATGTACAGtgtcatgtgtgtgtatttgtatggagtatatcatatgAATGCAGTATAACATGTGTGTGGATATTTATAGAGTCTATCATGAGATACTATATGTATAGTCTATTGTGTTTGTATTTCGTCATTGTGGTTTATTAACCAGAAACTGGGTTCTATTCCAGACATTGACAGGAGTCTattgtttgtgtatatgtatagagtgtatcatttgtgttCGTGTATGTGTATAAACGTATAGattgtcatgtgtgcatatgtaaggagtgtatatgtatagagtgtattgtgtttgTATTTCGTGTGTGTGGtttatcaacttccagtagctcagtggtattGTAActcacctctcacaccagagGCCCGGATTCTATATGTCTAAAGTGTATAATTTGAGTGTATGTATAGAGTTTCATGTGTGCAAacgtatggagtgtatatgtatagattgtcatgtgtgcatatgtaaggaTTGTATCGtgcttgtatatgtatagagtgtattgtgtttgTATTTCATCGGTCTATCAATTTCCTGTAGCTCAGTGGTATTGTGAATTACCACTCAccaccagagacctgggttctattCACTctatgtgtgcatgcgtgtgtatatgtat
The window above is part of the Danio aesculapii chromosome 18, fDanAes4.1, whole genome shotgun sequence genome. Proteins encoded here:
- the LOC130246082 gene encoding leukotriene B4 receptor 1-like; the protein is MMDLELNFNSTSSSTAVDSKIAPAVVLGFCCLVGLPSNIAVIISIARDWNTNLSFTLKLMLNLSVSDALSLCLAPFVLFAILFGWKYGLWFCRILFFLGHWSLYVGVLTVTSMSVHRYHNVIKTRVANRMILHRLERRHRHLQLICIWTLAFVFALPVWFTQELKDRDGFQRCQRTMSSQSVGVTVLLLEILLGFFIPFLIMLTCYLWLHKGLRQNSSLTRAPQEQESRNKGSNVRNYKKRLVINIVVAFFVFWTPVHITNVIDIVIILTNPDDHSQLKFFRHVFGDTSKALALLNCCLNPFLYVFISRNVIKCIKREHTKMTPKKICVTNCV
- the LOC130245937 gene encoding mu-type opioid receptor-like is translated as MELGLGFNQDSTPIQFNTNSTPAVGSEKIAPAVVLGLCCLVGLPSNIAVIISIACEWNTNLSFTLKLMLNLAVSDALSLCLAPFVMFGIWFGWKFGLWFCKILLFLGHWSLYVGVLTVTSMSVHRYHNVIKTRVTNRMILHRLERRHRHLQLICIWTLAFVFALPVFFTQGLKEKNGLQRCQRTVSSQFVAVTLLLLQILLGFIIPFLIMLTCYLWLHKGLRQNSRLAPQKQESINKGSNVRTYKKRLVISVVVAFFVFWTPVHIINVIDIVATLTRTSHQDVYLHLKSFRRVYGDTSKSLALLNCCLDPFLYVFVLRKVIKCTK